In the Wyeomyia smithii strain HCP4-BCI-WySm-NY-G18 chromosome 2, ASM2978416v1, whole genome shotgun sequence genome, one interval contains:
- the LOC129721557 gene encoding tubulin beta-3 chain, whose product MREIVHLQAGQCGNQIGAKFWEIISEEHGIDATGIYHGESDLQLERVSVYYNEASAVSRSSGGKYVPRAILLDLEPGTMEAVRSGPYGKLFRPDNFVFGQSGAGNNWAKGHYTEGAELVDAVLDVVRKECENCDCLQGFQLTHSLGGGTGSGMGTLLISKIREEYPDRIMNTYSVVPSPKVSDTVVEPYNATLSIHQLVENTDETYCIDNEALYDICFRTLKVPNPSYGDLNHLVSLTMSGVTTCLRFPGQLNADLRKLAVNMVPFPRLHFFMPGFAPLTSRGSQQYRALTVPELTQQMFDAKNMMAACDPRHGRYLTVAAVFRGRMSMKEVDEQMLAVQNKNSSYFVEWIPNNVKTAVCDIPPKGLKMSSTFIGNTTAIQELFKRISEQFSAMFRRKAFLHWYTGEGMDEMEFTEAESNMNDLVSEYQQYQEATADDEFEQEECADEMEGECV is encoded by the exons tttTGGGAAATCATCTCGGAGGAACACGGTATTGATGCTACCGGCATTTACCACGGGGAATCAGATCTGCAACTGGAACGAGTCAGCGTTTATTACAATGAAGCCTCAG CCGTCTCCCGCTCGTCGGGTGGCAAGTACGTGCCGCGTGCGATTCTGCTCGATCTGGAACCAGGAACGATGGAGGCGGTCCGCTCCGGACCCTACGGAAAGCTGTTCCGTCCGGATAACTTTGTGTTCGGGCAGTCCGGCGCTGGCAACAACTGGGCCAAGGGACACTACACCGAAGGTGCCGAACTGGTCGATGCCGTCCTAGATGTGGTGCGTAAGGAGTGCGAGAACTGCGATTGCTTGCAG GGTTTCCAACTAACGCATTCGTTGGGAGGTGGTACCGGATCTGGCATGGGAACGCTGTTGATTTCTAAGATTCGTGAAGAATATCCAGATAGAATCATGAACACATACTCGGTGGTGCCATCGCCGAAGGTATCGGACACCGTGGTCGAACCGTACAACGCGACCCTGTCAATCCACCAGCTGGTGGAAAATACCGACGAAACTTACTGCATCGACAATGAAGCATTGTACGACATCTGTTTCCGCACATTGAAGGTGCCAAATCCCAGCTACGGCGATTTGAACCACTTAGTTTCGCTGACAATGTCCGGTGTAACTACCTGTCTGCGATTCCCCGGCCAGTTGAACGCGGATTTGCGAAAACTCGCCGTCAATATGGTTCCGTTCCCTCGTTTGCATTTCTTCATGCCTGGCTTTGCTCCACTAACCTCTCGTGGATCTCAGCAGTACCGTGCTCTGACAGTTCCGGAACTCACCCAACAGATGTTCGATGCTAAGAACATGATGGCAGCTTGCGACCCAAGACACGGTCGATACCTGACCGTTGCTGCTGTCTTCCGTGGTCGGATGTCAATGAAGGAAGTCGACGAACAGATGCTCGCTGTGCAGAACAAGAACAGCAGCTACTTCGTAGAGTGGATCCCGAACAACGTGAAGACCGCCGTCTGTGATATCCCGCCGAAGGGCTTGAAGATGTCGTCGACCTTCATCGGAAACACAACCGCCATCCAGGAGCTGTTCAAGCGTATCTCTGAGCAATTCTCCGCTATGTTCCGTCGTAAGGCTTTCTTGCATTGGTACACCGGCGAGGGTATGGATGAGATGGAGTTCACCGAGGCGGAGAGCAACATGAACGATCTGGTGTCCGAGTATCAGCAGTACCAGGAAGCGACGGCCGACGACGAGTTCGAGCAGGAGGAGTGTGCCGACGAAATGGAGGGCGAATGCGTTTAA